The sequence AACAATGCGaaaggatttacgtggttcggccgtatggcctacgtccacggagggTCAAATGAATCTTTTATTGCTTCTTCACCGGAGAATACACCGGAGATAAAACCACCACACCGTACAACCAAGAAACACGACTCGATTTACAGTATGATTCTCTCTaaccagggccggccctgacatttCGGGGGCCCTGGGCGAGAAGGAAAAAAGGGGCCCCTATAATATTAACTATAAAGTGCAATAAACAAGAAAACAATAatgaaataattacaaaaataacttagatcttctagcattttgagaagcaaaatcatcaataatttCTTCAAGATCAAGCTTTTCTAATACCTCATGTTCAATGCATAAAACCGCTAATCCATTCAACCTTTCTTGAGACATAGTAGAACGTaaatatgattttatcaattttaattttgaaaaacttcTTTCTGCTGAAGCTACAGTAACTGGTATAGTCAATAATATTCTATATGCAATAGAAACGTTTGGAAAGCAATCTGAAACTTTAACAAATTCAAGAACCTCATCAAGCGATTTTGTTTCAGATGGTAAACACATTTGTAGCACTTGCAATTCAGAATATAAATCTTCAGCATCAATGTCAAATTTATCATTATGTTTCAGGGCATCTTGAAGCTTAACACAACACTTATGCAATTTATCACTATCCCATAAAGATAACATCTTATGAGGAAACAAAAAGCCAAAAATATCTTCAAAAATTGTCAATTGTTCAAATCTAGTCTTTAAAGATAAAATAGCAATATCCACTATAACAAGAAAATAATTGATCCTAAAAAACTCCTCATCAGATAATGTAATCTCTTCTTGGCAACTTTCATCAAATTGTTTCTTCCTACGAATCATACGTTTTGGTGGAAAAATAGGATCAATTTCCATCTTAGATGCAAGCTCCTTAGCTAATGTCAAGGCCGATTGAAAACCATCCTctctatatttttcaaaataagaaATCAAACCTTTCAAAATAACTATTGCAACATCAATTTGCATATCTTTAGATTGTAATTTTTTGCTAATCAAATTTGTTTTGTTCAATATATTATGCCATATAGTCATACCcaacaaaaactcaaaattcTCAAGTTCATTAGTCGCCAAAGACTCGGCTTCACTCCTAGTTTTAGCATCATCACTTACTCTTGCTAATTCAAATAGAGCCTCTCTTATCTCATTAGGTTGAGTTATTATAGCAGTAACACTATTAATATGACTTTCCCATCTTGTTGTTGATAAGGACTTCAAAGTAAATTGATTAAGGTGATCCTGTAAAAATTTCCATCTTTTTGTAGAACTTGCAAATAAAGTA comes from Salvia miltiorrhiza cultivar Shanhuang (shh) chromosome 3, IMPLAD_Smil_shh, whole genome shotgun sequence and encodes:
- the LOC131017936 gene encoding uncharacterized protein LOC131017936 is translated as MTLVIRCVDMTSSSIMIKEYFIEFISVDDTSGLALFNEIQAALESLGLDIDNVRGQGYDNGSNMKGKHQVVQRLYTLFASSTKRWKFLQDHLNQFTLKSLSTTRWESHINSVTAIITQPNEIREALFELARVSDDAKTRSEAESLATNELENFEFLLGMTIWHNILNKTNLISKKLQSKDMQIDVAIVILKGLISYFEKYREDGFQSALTLAKELASKMEIDPIFPPKRMIRRKKQFDESCQEEITLSDEEFFRINYFLVIVDIAILSLKTRFEQLTIFEDIFGFLFPHKMLSLWDSDKLHKCCVKLQDALKHNDKFDIDAEDLYSELQVLQMCLPSETKSLDEVLEFVKVSDCFPNVSIAYRILLTIPVTVASAERSFSKLKLIKSYLRSTMSQERLNGLAVLCIEHEVLEKLDLEEIIDDFASQNARRSKLFL